The following are from one region of the Salvia splendens isolate huo1 chromosome 2, SspV2, whole genome shotgun sequence genome:
- the LOC121768315 gene encoding cyclic pyranopterin monophosphate synthase, mitochondrial-like — MQTQRLMFLRRFATTLKPFPRPRFFSSHDIAKTIAELNQEMEFVFGAPPPSSISSSSDSPTLDQEPHHETNGVDSERAPPSGLTHVDGKGEALMVDISSKEITKRVALASCKVVLGQKVFDLVSANQMEKGDVLGVAKIAGVCAAKQTSNLIPLCHNINLSRVHVDLALNPHDFSIEVRGEAVSTGRTGVEMEALTAVTVAGLTVYDMCKAASKDIVITDVRLEQKSGGKSGDWSR; from the exons ATGCAAACTCAGCGATTGATGTTTCTTCGTCGATTTGCAACAACATTGAAGCCTTTTCCGAGGCCTAGATTCTTCAGCAGCCATGATATTGCCAAAACTATTGCCGAGCTCAATCAG GAAATGGAGTTTGTTTTTGGTGCCCCTCCCCCGTCATCCATTTCTAGCTCATCAGACAGTCCAACACTAGATCAAGAACCACATCATGAAACCAACGGTGTCGATTCAGAAAGAGCGCCTCCTTCAGGATTGACTCACGTTGATGGCAAAGGTGAAGCCCTAATGGTTGATATCTCCTCCAAGGAGATAACCAAGCGAGTGGCACTTGCTAGTTGCAAAGTTGTGTTGGGTCAGAAGGTGTTTGATTTGGTCTCAGCCAACCAAATGGAGAAAGGGGATGTTCTCGGTGTGGCCAAGATTGCTGGAGTCTGCGCTGCAAAGCAAACGAGCAATCTCATCCCATTGTGCCACAACATCAACCTGTCTCGTGTTCATGTGGATCTGGCCTTGAACCCTCACGATTTTAGCATTGAGGTACGGGGTGAAGCTGTCTCGACTGGGAGAACCGGGGTCGAGATGGAAGCCCTGACTGCTGTCACGGTTGCTGGCCTTACAGTATATGATATGTGCAAGGCTGCTTCCAAGGATATTGTCATTACAGATGTGAGGCTTGAACAGAAAAGTGGAGGTAAGAGTGGGGATTGGTCCAGGTAA